The following coding sequences lie in one Treponema socranskii subsp. buccale genomic window:
- the prtP gene encoding dentilisin complex serine proteinase subunit PrtP yields MQIKNTIHQKHALKTAVPILAAAAFAVLLAGCPTGFVQTGSGGTAGAFSDGGAHSFGAEWIAEQQEGRGKDETVSEGYSIVKAADFVTADVFTALNTAAESRQDLHDGYVYFLVKSHGDAAQFRAAVRKLNGILYAQPDYRYDAPKAIQRDEKPPYRTPKARASVHPGALKPFGTGDGNVNEDPKADLADWGLTAAHALEAFKAYDASDAVHPVLTAIVDSGVNSLHEDFYDKGDHSIVLYAKSSLKRGSDVICDPLEPVPINDNWDDVGHGSHCAGTIAAVGNNGKGICGVSHANTKLIAYRGLSRTGGSSYSVYSCLGDLAEIITELRKEPASRNKSVFTGLPADVQNYPKLTQKTVPVNISLGGYSIHPYEVEMMNKALAAGILPVIAMANDGKTVASYPAALQGVLAVGATSMDDTKAPFSNGGSWISVCAPGESIYSCYNNGTDWSNTLSPTLRESYTWMSGTSMATPFVTGTITYLLSMNPDMSPYQIKTLLENTADKIDRGSPYGRYDARGFSKWYGYGRVNVLKAAQAIKNGSVPAPGHTYSEKAVIITVKKGGAVQKNKTVWLYEKQSGLCAAAGMTDEKNGTIRFYGLKTGTEYEVGINDNGTYKTKPITAPADSDIYIDFELNK; encoded by the coding sequence ATGCAGATAAAAAATACAATACACCAAAAACACGCCTTAAAAACGGCCGTACCGATACTTGCAGCGGCGGCTTTTGCCGTACTGCTCGCAGGCTGTCCGACAGGCTTTGTTCAAACGGGCAGCGGCGGAACAGCCGGCGCTTTTTCCGACGGCGGAGCTCATTCGTTCGGAGCCGAATGGATCGCAGAGCAGCAGGAAGGCCGCGGCAAAGACGAAACGGTAAGCGAAGGCTATTCGATCGTTAAAGCTGCCGATTTTGTAACGGCGGATGTCTTTACGGCGCTGAACACCGCAGCCGAATCCCGCCAGGATTTACATGACGGCTACGTATACTTTTTGGTAAAATCCCATGGCGATGCCGCGCAATTCCGCGCCGCAGTACGAAAACTGAACGGCATTTTGTATGCGCAGCCGGACTACCGATATGACGCACCGAAGGCAATACAAAGAGATGAAAAGCCGCCGTACCGCACACCGAAAGCGCGTGCTTCCGTTCATCCCGGCGCGTTAAAACCGTTCGGCACAGGTGACGGTAACGTAAACGAAGATCCGAAAGCCGACCTTGCGGATTGGGGCTTAACCGCAGCCCATGCGCTTGAAGCATTTAAAGCATACGATGCAAGCGATGCGGTACATCCGGTGCTTACCGCCATTGTAGACAGCGGTGTAAACAGTCTGCACGAAGATTTTTATGACAAAGGCGATCACTCCATCGTCCTGTATGCAAAATCGTCGCTGAAAAGAGGAAGCGACGTGATATGTGATCCGCTCGAGCCCGTTCCGATAAACGACAATTGGGACGACGTGGGACACGGTTCGCACTGCGCGGGAACGATTGCGGCAGTCGGAAACAACGGCAAAGGTATTTGCGGCGTTTCTCATGCGAACACGAAACTTATCGCATACCGCGGATTGAGCAGGACGGGGGGGTCTTCATATTCGGTGTATTCGTGCCTCGGCGACCTTGCCGAAATCATTACCGAACTGCGAAAAGAACCTGCATCGCGCAACAAATCGGTCTTCACAGGACTGCCGGCCGACGTACAAAATTACCCGAAGCTGACACAAAAAACCGTACCCGTCAACATATCTTTAGGCGGCTATTCGATACACCCGTACGAAGTGGAAATGATGAATAAGGCGCTCGCCGCGGGTATTTTACCGGTTATCGCAATGGCAAACGACGGCAAAACGGTCGCATCGTACCCGGCCGCGCTTCAAGGCGTACTGGCCGTAGGTGCGACATCTATGGACGATACGAAAGCTCCGTTCAGTAACGGCGGTTCATGGATAAGCGTGTGCGCTCCCGGAGAAAGCATTTACAGCTGTTATAACAACGGTACGGACTGGTCGAACACCTTATCTCCGACGCTGCGCGAAAGTTATACGTGGATGAGCGGAACCTCGATGGCAACGCCCTTTGTCACCGGAACGATCACATACCTTTTATCAATGAATCCGGACATGAGCCCGTACCAAATCAAAACGCTTTTGGAAAATACCGCCGACAAAATAGATAGGGGCTCTCCGTACGGCAGATACGATGCGCGCGGTTTTTCGAAGTGGTACGGCTACGGCAGGGTAAACGTTCTGAAAGCCGCTCAAGCGATTAAAAACGGTTCCGTTCCCGCCCCAGGCCACACGTATTCGGAAAAAGCGGTAATCATAACCGTAAAAAAAGGCGGCGCCGTGCAGAAAAATAAAACAGTGTGGTTATACGAAAAACAAAGCGGCTTATGCGCTGCAGCCGGCATGACCGATGAAAAGAACGGGACGATACGGTTTTACGGATTAAAAACGGGTACCGAATATGAAGTCGGCATAAACGATAACGGCACCTATAAGACAAAACCGATTACCGCACCGGCCGACTCCGACATATATATCGACTTTGAGCTGAACAAGTAA
- the prcA gene encoding dentilisin complex subunit PrcA, which produces MNNRLFKIYVLPCILCLFVCFFTSCPNGAGGTFGGTLVTVTVLDSVGGTPVRESSTLAAYKAGTTILEYTSVPVVGGTARLYLSKDQCYDLRLSGIKDKLAASVIENYWVKSDRQTVTMIQRVPQQGALTEAPSVQSVKLNGIPFEDSGIWSGGGDAPMRLEIVFHCPSRAIVANASGNFGCAVAVGSSPSSRNNIASVSPDCVKAPDGSWTCTARFNFNKISFPNKIDDFIITAYDAAGNRVERHINSVEFKERRPAIKDISGASVKDFRVEMHRFPHSLKLFSLPEQSAIRPFGIGTHNGESNTYEVLLYFRVKDRGAEDLPIRGFDIYRRVQGQTEWTRVGQRQYAADYAGENNSNWLSYKGIHLGYDTDTSLKENVTYEYKVAPFTDGTHHLDSPTATARLLPANTIELQSPADNGFVKKSELNNLSFSFRLTNAAIWDQKLADAFSFGLFITEKTSDQKIIFAGKATFYLKKGKGEKLGLQYAMSGNPQEHSFKELQKRGVIAPSLTEDDFISYKNGVITIKPAYLFHTTKGFNHPQCKDETFQTGITYAWDIFDWGKELKKTYDDEPAAFSAAWKSKDVDGNEIGTDIEPLSSSESFANAIRYASSLNGQYFFKVTDE; this is translated from the coding sequence ATGAATAATCGTCTATTTAAGATATACGTCTTGCCGTGTATATTATGCTTGTTCGTATGTTTTTTTACATCGTGCCCGAACGGAGCCGGAGGTACTTTCGGCGGTACGCTCGTTACCGTTACTGTTCTGGATTCCGTAGGCGGCACTCCCGTCAGGGAAAGTTCAACCCTCGCCGCATATAAGGCGGGTACGACGATTTTGGAATACACATCGGTTCCGGTTGTCGGCGGCACCGCACGGCTGTACCTGTCGAAAGACCAATGCTATGATTTGCGCTTAAGCGGTATAAAAGACAAACTCGCCGCATCGGTCATTGAAAATTATTGGGTTAAATCCGATAGGCAAACCGTTACGATGATCCAGCGGGTACCGCAGCAAGGCGCACTGACGGAAGCTCCGAGCGTACAGTCCGTCAAATTGAACGGGATACCGTTTGAAGACAGCGGCATATGGTCAGGAGGGGGCGATGCACCAATGCGATTGGAAATCGTTTTCCACTGCCCGTCACGCGCAATTGTTGCCAACGCGAGCGGAAATTTCGGATGTGCCGTTGCGGTCGGCTCATCCCCGTCTTCACGCAACAACATCGCTTCCGTTTCGCCCGACTGCGTAAAAGCGCCCGACGGCAGCTGGACGTGTACCGCCCGCTTCAATTTCAACAAAATTTCATTTCCGAATAAAATAGACGACTTTATCATTACCGCTTACGATGCTGCGGGAAACCGCGTAGAACGCCATATCAATTCCGTCGAATTTAAAGAACGCCGCCCGGCGATTAAAGATATAAGCGGAGCTTCGGTTAAAGACTTTCGGGTTGAAATGCACCGCTTTCCGCATTCGTTAAAGCTTTTCAGCCTGCCGGAACAATCGGCAATAAGGCCTTTCGGTATCGGCACGCACAACGGCGAAAGCAATACCTACGAAGTGCTGCTGTACTTTAGGGTAAAAGATCGCGGAGCGGAAGATTTACCCATCCGCGGCTTTGATATTTATCGGAGGGTTCAGGGACAAACGGAATGGACGCGCGTAGGACAAAGACAATATGCTGCAGACTACGCCGGCGAAAATAATTCGAACTGGCTGTCATATAAAGGGATTCATCTCGGCTACGACACGGACACTTCGCTTAAAGAAAACGTAACCTACGAATATAAAGTTGCCCCTTTTACCGACGGCACACATCATCTCGATTCCCCGACGGCAACCGCGCGTCTGTTACCGGCGAATACTATCGAACTGCAAAGCCCTGCCGACAACGGCTTTGTAAAAAAATCGGAACTCAACAATTTGAGTTTTTCGTTCCGGCTGACGAATGCCGCCATTTGGGACCAAAAGCTTGCCGACGCTTTTTCGTTCGGACTGTTCATTACCGAAAAAACTTCAGACCAAAAGATTATCTTTGCAGGAAAGGCGACTTTTTATCTTAAAAAAGGCAAAGGTGAAAAACTCGGTTTGCAGTATGCCATGTCGGGAAATCCGCAAGAACATTCTTTTAAGGAATTGCAAAAAAGAGGTGTGATTGCTCCGAGCCTTACGGAAGACGATTTTATTTCGTACAAGAACGGTGTTATAACGATTAAACCGGCATATCTTTTCCATACAACGAAGGGCTTCAATCACCCGCAGTGCAAAGACGAAACGTTTCAAACGGGCATTACCTACGCGTGGGACATCTTCGACTGGGGAAAAGAGCTCAAAAAAACATACGACGACGAACCTGCGGCATTTTCCGCCGCATGGAAAAGCAAAGACGTGGACGGCAACGAAATAGGCACGGACATTGAACCGCTCAGTTCGAGCGAAAGTTTTGCAAACGCCATCCGCTATGCAAGCAGTTTGAACGGGCAGTATTTCTTTAAAGTAACCGATGAATGA
- a CDS encoding class I SAM-dependent methyltransferase — translation MKPDYKNWVPKEVLVLFTACTCVSFILLAVFGIAGVGVSGTFRTVLSVLFALFFIGFGAAAVLFLRWYRAFDYNGKRQMARGIIEGTAKYVTLPSGGTGLDVGCGSGALTIACAKRNPQGTMLGVDPWGAEYRSFSKALCENNAKAEGVSNVRFEKGNAVKLDFPDESFDAVTSNYVYHNITGVNKQELLSETLRVLKKGGVFAIHDLMSRSRYGDMDAFVADLKAKGYEKIELIDTTQGMFMTPKEAKSLQLAGSTLLVGKK, via the coding sequence ATGAAACCCGATTATAAAAACTGGGTGCCGAAAGAAGTGCTCGTCCTTTTTACCGCCTGCACATGCGTTTCGTTTATCTTGCTCGCCGTTTTCGGAATTGCCGGTGTCGGCGTTTCGGGAACATTCAGGACCGTGCTTTCGGTGCTGTTTGCGCTCTTTTTTATCGGCTTCGGTGCCGCTGCGGTATTGTTTTTGCGCTGGTACCGTGCATTCGATTATAACGGCAAGCGGCAGATGGCACGCGGTATTATCGAAGGGACGGCGAAGTATGTGACGCTGCCCTCAGGCGGTACGGGACTCGATGTCGGCTGCGGCAGCGGCGCGCTTACGATTGCGTGTGCAAAGCGGAATCCGCAGGGGACGATGCTCGGCGTCGATCCGTGGGGTGCGGAGTACCGATCGTTCAGCAAAGCGCTGTGCGAAAACAATGCAAAAGCCGAAGGCGTTTCGAATGTACGCTTCGAAAAAGGCAACGCGGTGAAACTCGATTTTCCGGACGAAAGCTTCGATGCGGTTACGAGCAATTACGTATATCACAATATTACCGGTGTAAATAAACAGGAGCTGCTTTCGGAAACGCTTCGCGTGCTGAAAAAAGGCGGCGTCTTCGCGATTCACGATCTGATGTCCCGTTCCCGCTACGGCGACATGGATGCCTTTGTCGCGGACTTAAAAGCGAAAGGCTATGAAAAGATTGAGCTGATCGATACGACGCAGGGCATGTTTATGACGCCGAAAGAAGCGAAGTCGTTGCAGCTTGCGGGCTCGACGTTGCTCGTCGGCAAAAAATAG
- the eno gene encoding phosphopyruvate hydratase, which translates to MKSCLITKITGREIIDSRGNPTVEAEVTLADGTVGTGAVPSGASTGTYEALELRDGDPKRFGGKGVLKAVENVNRAINETLVGKDASDIYAIDRAMIAADGTKDKSKFGANAILAVSIASARAASASIGIPLYRFFGGINATNLPVPMMNILNGGAHATNSVDTQEFMIMPAGAPSFKEGLRWCTEVFHALQSILKSKKLATAVGDEGGFAPDLASDDETIETILEAIKKAGYAPGKDFLLAMDAASSEWKGGKKGEYKQPKSGKTFTSSELVAHWKSLVEKYPIISIEDGLDEEDWEGWQHLTKELGKNVQLVGDDLFVTNTERLIKGIQNGCGNSILIKLNQIGSISETMDAVKMAHKAGFTAIISHRSGETEDTTIADLAVALNAGQIKTGAPSRSERVAKYNRLLRIEEDLGAGAVYPGFGAFNVKRNG; encoded by the coding sequence ATGAAATCTTGCCTTATAACAAAGATAACGGGAAGAGAAATTATCGACTCGCGCGGAAATCCGACGGTCGAAGCCGAAGTGACGCTTGCCGACGGAACGGTCGGAACGGGAGCCGTACCGAGCGGCGCATCGACGGGTACCTATGAAGCCCTCGAACTGCGCGACGGAGATCCGAAGCGCTTCGGCGGAAAGGGCGTTTTAAAAGCCGTTGAAAACGTAAACCGCGCAATCAACGAAACGCTCGTCGGAAAAGACGCATCCGATATCTACGCGATCGACCGCGCAATGATCGCTGCCGACGGCACGAAAGACAAATCGAAATTCGGCGCAAACGCGATCCTTGCGGTTTCCATCGCAAGCGCACGTGCAGCGTCCGCTTCCATCGGCATTCCGCTCTACCGCTTTTTCGGCGGCATCAATGCAACGAATCTCCCCGTCCCGATGATGAACATCTTAAACGGCGGCGCACACGCGACGAACAGCGTCGACACGCAGGAATTCATGATCATGCCGGCAGGCGCTCCGTCTTTTAAAGAAGGACTCCGCTGGTGCACCGAAGTGTTCCACGCATTGCAATCCATTTTAAAATCGAAAAAACTCGCGACGGCCGTCGGCGACGAAGGCGGATTTGCGCCCGATCTCGCAAGCGACGACGAAACGATCGAAACGATCCTCGAAGCGATCAAAAAAGCCGGCTACGCTCCGGGAAAAGATTTCCTTCTCGCTATGGACGCGGCTTCTTCCGAATGGAAGGGCGGCAAAAAAGGCGAATACAAACAGCCCAAAAGCGGCAAAACGTTTACGTCGAGCGAACTCGTCGCGCACTGGAAATCGCTCGTCGAAAAATATCCGATCATTTCCATCGAAGACGGCCTCGACGAAGAAGATTGGGAAGGCTGGCAGCATTTGACAAAAGAACTCGGCAAAAACGTGCAGCTCGTCGGCGACGACCTGTTCGTCACGAACACCGAACGCCTCATCAAAGGCATTCAAAACGGATGCGGCAACTCCATCCTCATCAAGCTGAACCAAATCGGCTCCATCTCCGAAACGATGGACGCGGTAAAGATGGCGCACAAAGCGGGCTTTACGGCAATCATATCGCATCGCTCCGGCGAAACCGAAGACACGACGATCGCCGACCTCGCAGTCGCGCTCAACGCAGGCCAGATTAAAACGGGTGCTCCGAGCCGCAGCGAACGCGTCGCAAAATACAATCGCCTCCTCCGCATCGAAGAAGATCTCGGAGCCGGCGCGGTATACCCCGGATTCGGCGCATTCAACGTAAAACGCAACGGATAA
- a CDS encoding Eco57I restriction-modification methylase domain-containing protein, translated as MFALAETLEKERLTHAVNTVIEHKVRLGQYFTPYPIARFMASLFPVTDQNIRLLDPGAGFGTLACSFLERIRQENWKASEVLVSAYDIDESVLQTLEKNIIRATACFNKADYEIVSEDFLAKTAFEFTWNINKTYTHVIMNPPYKKIATHSAERHSARVFGLETVNSYTAFVGAAITITEDLGYIVAIIPRSFCNGVYYKPFRKFILKHCAIKYIHLFKSRNKAFKDEAVLQENIIIMLQKKGKQESVRVSYCTDESFVDFKVFDADFTQILNPSDKEKYLRIPEEKKIYTETFSAYSSLKDLHINVSTGPVVDFRKRDFLLQGYQTGAYPLVYPIHLRHFRLEWPKQSKKPNAILYSEDVSKLLFPKGFYVAVKRFSTKEETKRIVASLITPQDFITDGIAFENHLNIFHINKASLSEEIAYGLICWLNSTYIDRNFRLFSGHTQVNATDLRNIPYPNLQKLKELGKRLQQSNQWNQRLFDSLAESIVLCN; from the coding sequence ATGTTTGCACTTGCAGAAACATTGGAAAAAGAAAGACTTACTCATGCGGTAAATACCGTTATAGAGCACAAGGTACGTTTAGGGCAATATTTTACACCCTATCCGATCGCCCGCTTTATGGCATCTTTATTTCCGGTTACTGATCAAAATATACGGCTGCTCGATCCCGGAGCGGGATTCGGGACACTTGCCTGTTCTTTTCTGGAACGGATTCGGCAGGAAAACTGGAAAGCGTCGGAAGTTCTTGTTTCTGCATACGACATTGATGAATCCGTATTACAAACATTAGAGAAAAATATAATACGGGCAACTGCCTGTTTTAATAAAGCCGACTATGAAATAGTTTCTGAAGATTTCCTTGCAAAAACGGCATTTGAATTCACATGGAATATAAATAAAACATATACTCATGTCATTATGAATCCGCCCTATAAAAAAATAGCAACTCATTCGGCAGAACGGCATTCTGCCCGCGTCTTTGGACTTGAAACAGTTAATTCATACACCGCCTTTGTCGGCGCAGCTATTACAATTACTGAAGACTTAGGCTATATTGTTGCTATTATTCCAAGAAGCTTCTGTAATGGTGTTTATTACAAACCGTTTCGTAAGTTTATTTTAAAGCACTGTGCAATAAAATATATCCATCTATTTAAATCGCGAAATAAAGCATTTAAGGATGAAGCTGTTTTGCAGGAAAATATTATTATTATGCTGCAAAAAAAAGGAAAACAAGAATCGGTAAGAGTATCCTATTGTACGGATGAGTCATTTGTAGATTTTAAAGTATTTGATGCAGATTTTACTCAAATTCTTAATCCTTCGGATAAAGAAAAATACTTGCGTATTCCGGAAGAAAAGAAGATATATACAGAAACATTTTCCGCTTATTCCAGTTTGAAAGATTTACATATCAATGTTTCTACCGGACCGGTTGTTGATTTTAGGAAACGGGATTTTTTACTACAAGGCTATCAAACCGGAGCTTATCCGCTGGTATATCCTATTCATTTACGGCATTTCCGTCTTGAATGGCCGAAGCAATCAAAAAAGCCGAATGCAATTTTGTATTCTGAAGATGTTTCTAAATTACTGTTCCCGAAAGGTTTTTATGTCGCGGTAAAGCGATTCTCAACGAAAGAAGAAACAAAACGGATTGTTGCTTCACTCATTACTCCGCAAGATTTTATCACTGACGGTATTGCGTTTGAAAATCATCTGAATATTTTTCATATAAATAAAGCTTCTTTATCTGAAGAGATTGCATACGGTTTAATTTGCTGGCTTAATTCAACATATATTGATAGAAATTTCCGACTATTTAGCGGGCATACCCAAGTAAATGCAACAGATTTACGAAATATCCCGTATCCTAATCTACAGAAATTAAAAGAACTGGGAAAACGGCTGCAACAATCAAATCAATGGAATCAACGACTTTTTGATTCACTCGCGGAGTCTATCGTATTATGCAATTAA
- a CDS encoding class I SAM-dependent methyltransferase: MGILKKVFGNTKKPEGFWGKLMVDGMNRGHAPLADWGMSFFGDIRPKAILDCGCGGGRNVAELLKRYPQAEVTGLDYSEVSVKKSQEVNTDAVQNGRCRIVQGDVSALPFVDASFDLVSAFETVYFWPGPDRSFSEVFRVLRTGGVFMVVNEADGKNKADEKWTTIIDGMKIYGKEELERYLREAGFTRIETYRNEGKHWLTVRAVK, translated from the coding sequence ATGGGCATTTTGAAAAAAGTATTCGGTAATACGAAAAAGCCCGAAGGCTTTTGGGGTAAGCTTATGGTCGACGGCATGAACCGCGGACACGCACCGCTTGCCGATTGGGGAATGAGCTTTTTCGGCGACATTCGGCCGAAAGCGATTTTGGACTGCGGCTGCGGCGGCGGACGAAACGTCGCGGAATTGTTAAAACGATACCCGCAGGCGGAAGTTACGGGGCTCGACTATTCGGAAGTGTCGGTTAAAAAATCGCAGGAAGTAAATACCGATGCCGTACAAAACGGCAGGTGCCGCATCGTGCAGGGCGACGTTTCCGCTTTGCCCTTTGTCGACGCTTCGTTCGATTTGGTGAGCGCGTTCGAAACGGTTTACTTTTGGCCGGGTCCCGATCGAAGTTTTTCCGAAGTATTTCGTGTGCTGCGAACCGGCGGCGTTTTCATGGTCGTCAATGAAGCGGACGGCAAAAACAAAGCCGATGAAAAGTGGACGACTATCATAGACGGTATGAAAATCTACGGTAAGGAAGAATTGGAACGCTATCTTCGAGAGGCGGGATTTACGCGAATTGAAACATATCGAAACGAGGGAAAGCACTGGCTCACCGTCCGTGCGGTAAAATAA
- a CDS encoding BsuBI/PstI family type II restriction endonuclease, whose translation MQLKEQIQQKIEEAINLLTLFGMPKAQQNERTAYCLLSLLNMTPEKEWKNAENPLMGITPMISFAKKYYNKIYAPNTRETFRIFSTHQMVQAGIVLYNPDDPARPVNSPNAVYQISDEALQIIKLYKTKDFTKMLGNFIKQQPTLVQQYAHERQMKMVSIKIKENHSIQISPGKHSELIRDIIEQMAPRFLPESLLVYVGDTGEKWGYYDQELAGNLLFNIQQHGKMPDVILYAKEKALLVLIESVTSHGPVDSKRYIELKELFSSVMIDKIYISAFPDKKIFAHYIGDIAWETEVWIADNPTHMIHFNGDKFIGTHK comes from the coding sequence ATGCAATTAAAGGAACAAATACAACAAAAAATTGAAGAGGCAATTAATCTTCTTACTTTGTTTGGAATGCCAAAAGCACAGCAAAATGAACGGACAGCGTATTGCCTACTTTCACTATTAAATATGACACCGGAAAAAGAATGGAAAAATGCTGAAAATCCGTTAATGGGTATCACCCCAATGATAAGCTTTGCAAAAAAATATTATAATAAAATATATGCTCCAAATACACGAGAAACGTTCAGAATATTTAGTACTCATCAAATGGTACAAGCAGGAATAGTTCTCTATAATCCGGACGATCCTGCACGACCGGTTAATAGTCCTAATGCCGTATATCAAATATCAGACGAAGCATTGCAGATAATCAAATTATATAAAACAAAAGATTTTACTAAAATGCTCGGTAATTTTATAAAACAACAACCGACACTTGTACAGCAATACGCACATGAACGTCAAATGAAGATGGTTTCGATCAAAATAAAAGAAAATCATTCAATTCAGATTTCGCCGGGAAAGCATAGCGAATTAATTCGGGATATTATTGAACAAATGGCTCCTCGGTTTTTACCCGAAAGTTTACTTGTATACGTAGGTGATACCGGTGAAAAGTGGGGGTATTACGATCAAGAACTTGCCGGAAATTTATTGTTTAATATACAGCAACATGGAAAAATGCCGGACGTAATTTTATACGCGAAAGAAAAAGCCTTGCTTGTACTTATTGAATCCGTTACTTCGCATGGACCGGTTGACAGCAAACGCTATATTGAACTTAAAGAACTCTTTTCTTCTGTCATGATTGATAAAATATATATTTCTGCTTTTCCTGATAAAAAGATATTTGCGCACTATATCGGCGACATAGCATGGGAAACGGAGGTATGGATTGCAGATAATCCGACACACATGATTCACTTTAACGGTGATAAATTTATCGGGACGCATAAATAA